The following are encoded in a window of Narcine bancroftii isolate sNarBan1 chromosome 2, sNarBan1.hap1, whole genome shotgun sequence genomic DNA:
- the LOC138753090 gene encoding uncharacterized protein — MADPFPTLRQLRSVAKELRNPLRRTRSSPAPRGNGQTPARTPLPHPPPGNGQTPARFRPRGNGPTPARTPPPHPTPSNSPTPARFRPRGNGPNPARTPPPPDPEQRPKSRAHSPPTRPRATAQIPRALPPHPTPSNGPTPARFRPRGNGPNPARTPPPHPTPRPTAQPPRASDPEATAQIPRALPPHPTPSNGPNPARTPPPTRPRATAEHPARAVPVVRDQMKFLPSYSAALTHTNR; from the coding sequence ATGGCCGACCCGTTTCCTACTCTAAGGCAACTCAGGTCAGTCGCCAAGGAGCTCAGGAACCCACTCCGGCGCACacgctcctcccccgccccccgagGCAACGGCCAAACCCCCGCGCgtactcctctcccccaccccccccccggcaACGGCCAAACCCCCGCGCGCTTCCGACCCCGAGGCAACGGCCCAACCCCCGcgcgcactccccccccccacccgaccccgaGCAACAGCCCAACCCCCGCGCGCTTCCGACCCCGAGGCAACGGCCCAAATCCCGCgcgcactccccccccacccgaccccgaGCAACGGCCCAAATCCCGCGCGCACTCCCCCCCCACCAGACCCCGAGCAACGGCCCAAATCCCGCgcgcactccccccccacccgaccccgaGCAACGGCCCAACCCCCGCGCGCTTCCGACCCCGAGGCAACGGCCCAAATCCCGCGcgcactcccccaccccacccgacCCCGAGGCCAACGGCCCAACCCCCGCGCGCTTCCGACCCCGAGGCAACGGCCCAAATCCCGCgcgcactccccccccacccgaccccgaGCAACGGCCCAAATCCCGCgcgcactcccccccccacccgaccccgaGCAACGGCCGAACACCCAGCGCGCGCTGTCCCTGTGGTGCGCGACCAAATGAAATTCCTTCCGTCATATTCCGCCGCATTAACACACACTAATCGCTAG
- the LOC138755123 gene encoding uncharacterized protein produces the protein MNVYGPSTDDELICLRNYYREPGIVIVNWGERAHKELAWQLKTEQVSRTINAIRHHLMITYKPQEINDEFCMFYEKLYTFEISQDVVKIETFLSGLTLSSLKDKDIKELDASFTAKIPNDTLRPMPSDFLTSFKDNFYRCVVKSVLTGCITDWYGDTNTTEWKAPQKEAKPSHHQEHLQRTLPSESSSNHQGSLPPSTSSVLAAANRKKV, from the exons ATGAATGTTTATGGCCCGAGCACTGATGATGAACTGATATGTTTGAGAAACTATTACAGAGAACCAGGCATCGTTATTGTGAATTGGGGGGAGAGAGCTCATAAAGagttagcatggcagttaaaaacggAACAGGtgtctagaacaataaatgctattaggcaTCATTTGATGATTACGTATAAACCAcaagagattaatgatgagttttgtatgttttatgagaaattgtatacttTTGAGATATCGCAAGATGTAGTTAAAATTGAAACATTTCTATCTGGTTTAACTTTATCTTCTTTGAAGGATAAGGATATTAAGGAATTGGATGCTTCTTTTACTGCTAAAATACCGAATGACACACTTCGGCCTATGCCAAGTG ACTTTCTTACTTCATTCAAAgacaatttctacagatgtgtggtgaaaagtgtgctgactggctgcattacagaCTGGTACGGGGACACTAATACCACTGAGTGGAAAGCCCCACAAAaggaggcaaaaccctcccatcatcaagaacatctacagagaacgctgccatcagagagcagcagtaatcatcaaggatccctgccacccagcacaagctctgttcttgctgctgccaacaggaaaaaagtatag